AGAACGCCACCTCCAGCCCCCGGTACCCGGCGGCGAGCGCGTCCTCGAGCACGGCGTGGCGGGGCGCGCGGGGCCGTGCGGCCGCGGGGCGGGGAAGGGTGGCGGCGCCCGGGTGCGCCAGCAGTTCAGTCGCCATGGATCGTCCGGTATTCCTGGAATCGCAGCCGCGTCAGCCCGGTGAGGTTCCCCGCGCCGAAGGCGATGTACCACAGCGAGCGCACCACGCCGCTGCGGCCCTTCACCAGCCCGGCCGGGAGCGTCGCCACCCCGATGCCGATGCGGGCCAGCCCCTTGGCCACGCGCAGGGCCGCGGCCCGGGGCGAGGGATGGATTTCCCGCTCGCAGGCGCTCCACGTGTTGGCCGTGCGGTACACGCGCTGCAGGATCCACCGGGCGCGGGTGCGCGTGGCCGGGGTCCACTCGTGCGCCACCGCCTCGTCGGCCCACACCATCACGGCGCCGGCGCTGGCCAGCCGCAGGAACAGGTGCGTGTCCTCGCCCCCGGTCAGCGTGAAGCGCGGGTCGAAGGGCTCGGGCATGTCCCGGAGCACGGCCATGCGGATCAGC
The DNA window shown above is from Longimicrobium sp. and carries:
- a CDS encoding glycosyltransferase family 2 protein, translated to AGPVLPMFEGEVPEWVKRGGFFEAPRLPTGAHKRDPGAGNVLIRMAVLRDMPEPFDPRFTLTGGEDTHLFLRLASAGAVMVWADEAVAHEWTPATRTRARWILQRVYRTANTWSACEREIHPSPRAAALRVAKGLARIGIGVATLPAGLVKGRSGVVRSLWYIAFGAGNLTGLTRLRFQEYRTIHGD